A single window of Dromaius novaehollandiae isolate bDroNov1 chromosome 33, bDroNov1.hap1, whole genome shotgun sequence DNA harbors:
- the MRI1 gene encoding methylthioribose-1-phosphate isomerase isoform X2, giving the protein MSLEAIRYRRGSLSILNQLLVPGQLRYEAVDGVERACEAIRAMEVRGAPAIALVGCLSLAVELHGGAGPAGDAAALEAFVGERLRRLVAARPTAVNMAREAERLRVALHRRARGPGATAQELRDSVIEHAEALLQKDLADNRSIGAHGARHILQRVPHAGVTVLTHCNTGSLATAGYGTALAVVVGADRVAANGDTANKIGTYQLAVAARHHGVPFYVAAPTTSCDPALPSGAHIPIEERPAAELTDFQGVRVAAPGINVWNPAFDVTPHELITGGIITETGVYAPGELLQALVAARGD; this is encoded by the exons ATGAGCCTGGAGGCGATCCGGTACCGCCGCGGCTCCCTCTCCATCCTCAACCAGCTGCTGGTGCCGGGGCAGCTGCGCTATGAGGCGGTGGACGGCGTGGAGCGGGCGTGCGAGGCCATCCGGGCCATGGAG GTGCGGGGGGCCCCCGCCATCGCCCTGGTGGGCTGCCTGAGCCTGGCCGTGGAGCTGcacggcggcgccgggccggcggGCGACGCGGCGGCCCTGGAGGCCTTCGTGGGCGAGCGGCTGCGGCGCCTGGTCGCGGCGCGGCCCACCGCCGTCAACATGGCGCGGGAGGCCGAGCGGCTGCGCGTCGCCCTGCAccgccgggcccgcggccccGGTGCCACCGCCCAGGAGCTGCGCGACAG CGTCATCGAGCACGCGGAGGCCCTGCTGCAGAAGGACCTGGCGGACAACCGGAGCATCGGGGCGCACGGCGCCCGCCACATCCTCCAGCGCGTCCCCCACGCCGGCGTCACCGTCCTCACCCACTGCAACACGGGCTCGCTGGCCACCGCCGGCTACGGCACCGCCCTGG CCGTCGTGGTGGGAGCCGACCGGGTGGCCGCCAACGGCGACACGGCCAACAAAATCGGCACCTACCAGCTGGCGGTGGCGGCGCGGCACCACGGCGTCCCCTTCTACGTGGCGGCCCCCACCACCTCCTGCGACCCGGCGCTGCCCAGCGGCGCCCACATCCCCATCGAGGAGCGTCCCGCCGCGGAGCTCACCGACTTCCAGGGCGTCCGCGTGGCTGCCCCGG GCATCAACGTCTGGAACCCGGCCTTCGACGTCACCCCCCACGAGCTCATCACGGGCGGCATCATCACCGAGACGGGGGTCTACGCCCCCGGGGAGCTGCTCCAGGCCCTGGTCGCGGCCCGGGGGGACTGA
- the YJU2B gene encoding probable splicing factor YJU2B yields MGERKGVNKYYPPDFDPAKHGSLNKYHHSHPLRERARKLSQGILVIRFEMPYNIWCDGCKNHIGMGVRYNAEKKKVGTYYTTPIYRFRMKCHLCVNYIEMQTDPAGCDYVIVSGARRKEERWDMRDNEQVLPTEREDKAKLETDAMYRLEHGVADRAALQRAVPTLASLQEAQSAWKDDFGLNSMLRRRFREEKKTLREEEEEAAALQAKAGLSIPLVREAEEDRRLAALLKYRSPDSYEDKQRMKRTEISSRSWFPPAPAASGRAGDALRKLGRGGRARAAPGPPSAASACLGIVRRRAGDGAEGPAEPVVPTPSGLAEPGGAAPQRGSPPGPAPAAPGLNASLVADYSDSDSDSEGA; encoded by the exons ATG GGCGAGCGCAAGGGGGTGAACAAGTACTACCCGCCCGACTTCGACCCGGCCAAG CATGGCTCCCTCAACAAGTACCACCACAGCCACCCGCTGCGGGAGAGGGCCCGCAAGCTCTCCCAGGGCATCCTCGTCATCAG GTTCGAGATGCCGTACAACATCTGGTGCGACGGCTGCAAGAACCACATCGGCATGG GCGTCCGGTACAACGCGGAGAAGAAGAAGGTCGGCACCTACTACACGACGCCCATCTACAg GTTCCGCATGAAATGTCACCTGTGCGTCAACTACATCGAGATGCAGACGGACCCGGCGGGCTGCGACTACGTCATCGTCAGCGGGGCCCGGCGCAAGGAGGAGCGCTGGGACATGCGGGACAACGAGCAGGTCCTGCCCACCG AGCGCGAGGACAAGGCGAAGCTGGAGACGGACGCCATGTACCGGCTGGAGCACGGCGTCGCCGACCGGGCCGCGCTGCAGCGCGCCGTGCCCACGCTCGCCAGTCTCCAGGAGGCCCAGAGCGCCTGGAAGGACGACTTCGGCCTCAACAGCATGCTGCGGAGGCGCTTCCGG GAGGAGAAGAAGACgctgcgggaggaggaggaggaggccgcggCGCTGCAGGCGAAGGCCGGCCTGAGCATCCCGCTGGTGCGGGAGGCCGAGGAGGACCGGCGCCTGGCCGCCCTGCTCAAGTACCGCAGCCCCGACT ccTACGAGGACAAGCAGAGGATGAAGCGCACGGAGATCTCCAGCCGCTCGTGGTtccccccggcgccggcggcgagCGGCAGGGCTGGCGACGCGCTGCGCAAGCtgggccgggggggccgagcgcgggcggccccgggccccccctccgccgcctccGCCTGCCTGGGCATCGTCCGGCGCCGCGCCGGAGACGGCGCCGAGGGCCCGGCGGAGCCCGTGGTGCCGACGCCGAGCGGCCTCGCCgagcccgggggggcggccccccAGCGCggctccccccccggccccgctcccgccgcccccggcctcaACGCTTCCCTCGTCGCCGACTACTCGGACTCGGACTCAGACTCGGAGGGCGCCTGA
- the MRI1 gene encoding methylthioribose-1-phosphate isomerase isoform X1: MSLEAIRYRRGSLSILNQLLVPGQLRYEAVDGVERACEAIRAMEVRGAPAIALVGCLSLAVELHGGAGPAGDAAALEAFVGERLRRLVAARPTAVNMAREAERLRVALHRRARGPGATAQELRDSVIEHAEALLQKDLADNRSIGAHGARHILQRVPHAGVTVLTHCNTGSLATAGYGTALGVVRSLHAQGRLARAYCTETRPYNQGARLTAFELVHDGIPATLIADGAAAAALRERGVHAVVVGADRVAANGDTANKIGTYQLAVAARHHGVPFYVAAPTTSCDPALPSGAHIPIEERPAAELTDFQGVRVAAPGINVWNPAFDVTPHELITGGIITETGVYAPGELLQALVAARGD, encoded by the exons ATGAGCCTGGAGGCGATCCGGTACCGCCGCGGCTCCCTCTCCATCCTCAACCAGCTGCTGGTGCCGGGGCAGCTGCGCTATGAGGCGGTGGACGGCGTGGAGCGGGCGTGCGAGGCCATCCGGGCCATGGAG GTGCGGGGGGCCCCCGCCATCGCCCTGGTGGGCTGCCTGAGCCTGGCCGTGGAGCTGcacggcggcgccgggccggcggGCGACGCGGCGGCCCTGGAGGCCTTCGTGGGCGAGCGGCTGCGGCGCCTGGTCGCGGCGCGGCCCACCGCCGTCAACATGGCGCGGGAGGCCGAGCGGCTGCGCGTCGCCCTGCAccgccgggcccgcggccccGGTGCCACCGCCCAGGAGCTGCGCGACAG CGTCATCGAGCACGCGGAGGCCCTGCTGCAGAAGGACCTGGCGGACAACCGGAGCATCGGGGCGCACGGCGCCCGCCACATCCTCCAGCGCGTCCCCCACGCCGGCGTCACCGTCCTCACCCACTGCAACACGGGCTCGCTGGCCACCGCCGGCTACGGCACCGCCCTGG GCGTGGTGCGCTCGCTGCACGCCCAGGGCCGCCTGGCGCGCGCCTACTGCACCGAGACGCGGCCCTACAACCAGGGCGCCCGGCTGACGGCCTTCGAGCTGGTGCACGACGGCATCCCGGCCACGCTCATCGCCgacggcgctgccgccgccgccctgcgtGAGCGCGGCGTGCACG CCGTCGTGGTGGGAGCCGACCGGGTGGCCGCCAACGGCGACACGGCCAACAAAATCGGCACCTACCAGCTGGCGGTGGCGGCGCGGCACCACGGCGTCCCCTTCTACGTGGCGGCCCCCACCACCTCCTGCGACCCGGCGCTGCCCAGCGGCGCCCACATCCCCATCGAGGAGCGTCCCGCCGCGGAGCTCACCGACTTCCAGGGCGTCCGCGTGGCTGCCCCGG GCATCAACGTCTGGAACCCGGCCTTCGACGTCACCCCCCACGAGCTCATCACGGGCGGCATCATCACCGAGACGGGGGTCTACGCCCCCGGGGAGCTGCTCCAGGCCCTGGTCGCGGCCCGGGGGGACTGA